Proteins co-encoded in one Papaver somniferum cultivar HN1 chromosome 5, ASM357369v1, whole genome shotgun sequence genomic window:
- the LOC113279094 gene encoding uncharacterized protein LOC113279094, producing MAGDVPHNVNNESTENVGNGNQELVEAIQQMTASLLANKGSTLGPQVRDDFKVMDEFHKYKPAPFKDSPNPLDAEKWLLEMEKRMKLLEVEDRLRVKIATYYLQDAAGHWWTMTKTKEGIQNLTWNEFKELFLQMFFPVALKNAKILEFIQLDQEKEGLFVLDYDMRFEELSRYATDMV from the coding sequence ATGGCTGGAGATGTACCTCATAATGTCAATAATGAATCTACCGAGAATGTTGGAAATGGAAATCAAGAGCTAGTTGAAGCTATTCAGCAAATGACTGCAAGTTTGCTTGCAAATAAGGGAAGCACATTAGGTCCACAGGTACGCGATGATTTTAAGGTTATGGATGAATTCCATAAGTATAAACCAGCACCATTTAAGGATTCACCAAATCCGTTGGATGCCGAGAAATGGTTACTAGAAATGGAGAAAAGAATGAAATTGCTTGAGGTAGAGGATCGTCTTCGAGTTAAAATTGCTACGTATTACCTTCAAGATGCTGCTGGTCATTGGTGGACAATGACTAAAACCAAGGAAGGGATTCAGAACCTTACTTGGAATGAATTCAAGGAACTTTTCCTCCAAATGTTCTTTCCGGTGGCTTTGAAAAATGCCAAAATTTTGGAGTTTATACAGTTGGATCAAGAGAAGGAGGGCTTGTTTGTTTTGGATTATGACATGAGATTCGAGGAGCTATCTCGATATGCTACTGATATGGTGTAA